In a single window of the Bactrocera dorsalis isolate Fly_Bdor chromosome 2, ASM2337382v1, whole genome shotgun sequence genome:
- the LOC105222098 gene encoding protein toll, whose amino-acid sequence MLQHIAPASSGCFATPRQRFTTQQCFVYALALLIAVCQLPTATVAVFSQKNCRDLGANSHCQCSTMPSRYEIQCPPMDFNHKFTVLISPGEHVQIDCGRVDAREYNLLPSMSIGDSKIVQIRQCPLPGHDPIARLFEHLGITKVNYLMFESGELGANLTRHHLSDLKNLAHLRFSSNSLTHMPEDLFADLGNLNWLDLRSNNVNLTEKLFEPLKNLTFLELGHNNLKTLPRGIFKNQQKLLHLNLWGNQLRNLTKDVFEDATSLTDIDLSANNIESFAPDVFQPLTQLGSLYISANHIRELPFGLFSNTKNLTEFRLINNRVALITLPSQLFANLPHLKEVRLSCELESVPEDLFENSNKLANLTLNDNMLTTLPAQLLRDQHELYDLDLSHNRLQTLPDGLFQNTKKLVELKLSHNQLREISSELFNPLVNLEVLLLDNNNLLTINIYAFRDTANLKFLDLENNQIDLAEAHAAILEPTAYSNSEFDANSPFQFLYKLQQLNLRNNSIMYIFNDWKTQLLELQKLDLSYNNITIFHDQDLQFLSRHPVEVNLTHNLIHEINFNTIQVVDAPFANRLVRIDLNDNPLHCDCLMLPFLKFIFNEFKDKFENKIELLTTNLQCEGPTALQGKHMQELSYMELLCPLDDSASSEKRCPRGCDCWVRPHDYMLLVNCSNGNLTRLPALPHEPLLKGIVLFVENNNLMRLPLNSTTGYADVKQLHAAGNQLRAIEANNLPAGLQYLDLRHNMLQRLNESVLDCLNDSSTLEALLLSHNAWRCDCETKPLLEFTQSATVLQKLKVRDFNQMRCAVDPMKPQQVQWFKDISVADICPTQMGFVIAMGISIALLGLLIGICVALFYKYNQEIKVFLYAHNWCLWFVTEEELDKDKKYDAFVSYSHKDEAFIADYLVPQLEHGPIPFKLCIHVRDFIVGGCIPDQIIRSVDESRRTIVVLSQNFIESVWARMEFRAAHQSALNEKRNRLIVIIYSDIENIENLDSELQAYLKTNTYLKWGDPYFWDKLRYAMPHPSRKNTGGLEKTAMKSSVDDKLELIKPSPVTPSPTTPPAMAAKNPLIAHLNGGTPQTAIIIPNGKMTNGMTPNYHMNGKTQNGHINGAFIINTNAKQSDV is encoded by the exons ATGCTTCAACACATAGCGCCCGCCAGTAGCGGGTGTTTCGCCACGCCGCGTCAACGTTTTACCACGCAGCAATGCTTCGTGTACGCACTCGCCTTACTCATCGCCGTGTGTCAACTGCCGACCGCCACGGTAGCCGTTTTCTCACAGAAAAACTGCCGCGACTTGGGCGCCAACTCGCATTGTCAGTGCTCGACGATGCCCTCACGCTACGAAATCCAATGCCCGCCCATGGACTTCAATCACAAATTCACCGTATTAATCAGCCCGGGCGAACACGTACAGATCGATTGCGGTCGCGTCGATGCACGCGAATACAATCTGCTGCCGAGCATGTCCATAGGCGATAGCAAAATCGTACAGATCCGTCAGTGTCCGCTGCCGGGTCATGATCCCATAGCGCGCCTCTTTGAACATTTGGGCATAACAAAGGTGAATTATTTGATGTTCGAAAGCGGTGAGTTGGGCGCCAATTTGACGCGTCACCACCTCAGTGATCTCAAGAATTTGGCGCATCTGCGCTTTAGCTCAAACAGTTTGACACACATGCCGGAGGATTTGTTCGCCGATTTGGGTAATTTGAATTGGTTGGATTTGCGTTCGAATAATGTCAATTTGACGGAGAAGCTTTTCGAACCACTCAAGAATTTGACATTCCTCGAATTGGGTCATAACAATTTGAAAACTCTACCGCGTGGCATATTCAAGAATCAGCAAAAGCTGTTGCATCTAAATTTGTGGGGCAATCAATTGCGCAATCTGACAAAAGATGTTTTCGAGGACGCCACTTCGCTCACCGACATCGATTTGAGCGCGAATAATATTGAATCGTTTGCGCCAGATGTCTTTCAACCACTGACACAGCTGGGTAGTCTTTATATAAGCGCAAATCATATACGAGAATTGCCATTTGGACTCTTCTCCAATACGAAAAATTTGACGGAATTCCGTTTGATCAACAATCGCGTGGCGCTGATCACACTGCCATCGCAGCTGTTTGCCAACTTGCCGCACTTGAAGGAGGTGCGCTTGAGTTGCGAACTGGAGAGCGTGCCCGAAGATCTGTTCGAAAACTCAAACAAGTTGGCGAATCTCACGCTGAATGACAACATGTTGACCACACTGCCCGCACAACTGCTGAGAGATCAACATGAATTATACGATCTGGATCTGTCGCATAATCGGCTACAAACACTACCCGATGGGCTCTTTCAGAACACGAAGAAGCTAGTGGAACTCAAGCTATCACACAACCAGCTACGCGAAATCTCGAG CGAGCTTTTCAATCCGCTGGTCAACCTCGAGGTACTGCTGCTGGACAACAACAATTTGCTAACAATCAACATTTATGCCTTCCGCGACACAGccaatttgaagtttttggatTTGGAGAACAATCAAATCGATCTCGCCGAAGCACATGCCGCCATACTCGAACCCACGGCCTACTCCAACTCTGAGTTCGATGCGAATTCGCCATTCCAATTTCTCTACAAGCTGCAACAGCTCAACTTGCGCAACAATTCCATCATGTACATCTTCAACGACTGGAAGACACAGCTGCTCGAACTGCAGAAACTCGACCTCAGCTACAACAACATCACCATATTCCACGACCAAGACCTACAGTTCCTCAGCAGACATCCCGTCGAAGTGAATCTTACGCATAATCTCATACACGAAATCAACTTCAACACGATCCAAGTCGTGGATGCGCCGTTCGCAAACCGCCTGGTACGCATAGACCTCAACGACAACCCGTTGCACTGCGACTGCCTTATGTTGCCCTTCTTGAAGTTCATCTTCAACGAGTTCAAAGACAAGTTCGAGAATAAAATTGAGTTGCTGACAACGAATTTGCAGTGTGAAGGCCCGACTGCACTGCAGGGTAAACATATGCAGGAGCTGAGTTACATGGAGCTGCTGTGTCCATTGGATGACAGCGCTTCGAGCGAAAAGCGTTGTCCACGCGGTTGCGACTGTTGGGTGCGTCCGCATGACTACATGTTGCTGGTGAATTGCTCCAACGGAAATTTGACACGTTTGCCCGCACTCCCACACGAACCCCTACTCAAAGGCATCGTGCTGTTTGTGGAGAACAACAATCTTATGCGGCTACCGCTTAACAGCACGACGGGTTACGCTGACGTGAAGCAACTACATGCCGCCGGCAATCAGTTGCGTGCCATCGAAGCCAACAACTTGCCTGCGGGTCTGCAATACTTGGATCTGCGCCACAACATGCTGCAGCGCCTCAATGAGAGCGTGCTGGATTGCCTGAACGACAGCAGCACATTGGAAGCGCTTTTACTCTCGCACAATGCGTGGCGCTGCGACTGTGAAACGAAACCGCTGCTTGAGTTCACACAGAGTGCCACCGTGCTGCAGAAACTGAAGGTGCGTGACTTCAATCAGATGCGCTGTGCGGTAGATCCAATGAAGCCACAGCAGGTGCAATGGTTCAAAGACATATCCGTCGCCGACATCTGTCCAACACAAATGGGTTTTGTAATTGCTATGGGCATCAGCATTGCATTGCTGGGTCTGTTGATCGGCATCTGTGTAGCGCTCTTCTACAAATACAATCAGGAGATTAAAGTTTTCCTCTATGCGCACAACTGGTGTCTGTGGTTCGTTACTGAAGAAGAATTGGACAAGGATAAGAAGTACGATGCTTTCGTCTCCTATTCACACAAAGATGAAGCATTCATCGCCGACTATCTAGTGCCGCAATTGGAGCACGGTCCGATACCATTCAAGCTTTGCATACATGTGCGTGATTTCATAGTCGGTGGCTGTATACCCGATCAGATTATACGCTCGGTGGATGAATCCAGACGCACCATTGTCGTGCTGTCACAAAACTTTATCGAATCCGTGTGGGCGCGTATGGAATTCCGCGCCGCTCATCAGTCGGCGCTCAATGAGAAACGTAATCGTTTGATTGTCATCATTTATAGTGACATTgagaatattgaaaatttggatAGCGAACTGCAAGCATACCTAAAGACCAACACCTATCTGAAATGGGGCGATCCATACTTCTGGGATAAACTGCGCTATGCCATGCCACATCCGAGCCGAAAAAATACAGGTGGTTTGGAGAAGACCGCCATGAAGAGTTCGGTCGACGATAAACTGGAACTCATCAAACCATCACCCGTTACACCCTCACCCACTACACCACCCGCCATGGCGGCGAAAAATCCACTCATCGCACATCTAAACGGTGGCACGCCACAAACGGCGATCATTATACCGAATGGCAAGATGACGAACGGCATGACGCCCAACTATCACATGAATGGCAAGACACAGAATGGACATATTAACGGCGCTTTCATTATCAACACAAATGCCAAGCAGAGTGATGTATAG